In the genome of Notamacropus eugenii isolate mMacEug1 chromosome 7, mMacEug1.pri_v2, whole genome shotgun sequence, the window atcttgcacttccagatgaattatgatattattttttccatctctaagaaataattatctgatagtttgattagtatgacactgaataagtaaactaattaagGAAGAATTGTCATTTGCATTTTATTGGTTCttcctatccatgagcaactgatatttttctacttgcttagatctgactttatttgtgtgaaaagtcttttgtaattgtcttcctATCATCCCTGGATTtactttggcaggtagactcctcaatattttatggtgtctatgctaactttaaatggtatttctctttctatctctttctgttaggtttgttagtaatatgtagaaatgtagaTTTCTGTGCGTTTATTCTGTAACCTGCAGCTTggccaaagttgttcattatttcaatcagttttttatttgaatgtctgggattctctaagtatatcatcctatcacctacaaagagtgataactttgtttcttctttgcctattctaattccttacatttcttttcttctcttattgccacaGCTAAGATTGCTactaccatactgaataatagtggtgctAATGGACATCCTTCCTTCAcccatgatcttattggaaatgcatccagctttTCTCCGTTgtacataatgcttgctgaaggttttaggtacatatttcttattatttaagCACagttccacttattcctatgctctccagtgttttctatAGGAATGCAGGttgtattttgtaaaaagcttcttctatatctattgagataatcatgtggattctgttaattttgttgttgatatgatgaataatgctaatagttttcctaatatcgaaccagccctgaattcctggtatacaTCCTACCTggttataatgtattattctcatgataagttgctgtattctttttgataaaatcttacttaaaatttttgcatctatactcagagaatttggtctataattttctttctctgttttagctctttctggtttaggtatcaaaaccataattgtatcacaaaaagaatttgggaggactccttccctaattttcccaaatagtctatctAGTACTGGAATCAACTCtcctttaaatgtttcatagaattccattgtgaatccatctgaccctggagatttttacatagagagttcattgatgactcactcaatttctttttctgagatggagttatttaagtattcaactttcctttctattaatgagggcaatttatatttttaaaaataatcatccatgtCATTTACACTgtagaatttatgggcatacagttgggcaaaagaatttctaaataatgttttaatttcttcctcattgaatttgaattcatccttttcatttttgaaatttttaatttttttctttctttttgtcaatcAAATTGaagaaaggtttatcaattttaatgATTTGTCATTaaaccaattcttagttttatttattagttcaacacctttcttaatttcaatataattagtctttcctttggttttcagtattcttattttgatattaattgaggattttcaatttgttctttttctaacttttcttgctgcattcccaattcattgatttcctctttctctattttgttcatgtaggcattcaaagatataaagctgcccctaagaactgctttcccagtatcccataagatttggaaggttttctcattattgtcgttctcttgaatgaagttgttgatggtttatatgatttgttgtttaacccactcattctttagcagtaaattatttagtttccaattaatttttggtctatctttccatggtcttttattacacataatttttatttcataattatcCGAGAAGGATCcattgactatctttgcctttctgcactggactgtgaggtttttatgttctagtacatggtcaatttttgaatGTATATCACGTACCGCTGATGACAGGGTATATTTCTCTCTagccccattcagttttctccagaaatctatcatatctacctcagccagagttttattcacctccttaacttcttttttgtttatttttgactTTAGATTTATCAAGAATAGATAGGGGAAGGTTGTGGtcacccactagtatagttttgctgtaaTTTGCTGtaatatttcttcctgtaattcccttaacttctcctctgagAATTGGAATGATTTACCACTTCGAGCATATATGTTCTCTAATGAATTGGCTTTggtgtttatggtgccttttagcagaatacagtttccttccttatctcttttgattagatctatttctgctttcggtTTTTCTGACATTAGTACTGCCacacctgctttttttacatcagatgaagcacaatatattctgctctaacctttCTCCTTTGCCCTGTGTGAATGCCCCatttgaaatgtgtttcttgtaaacaacatattgttggattaagGTTTTTAATGCATTTTGCTATCTATCTCCTTTTTatgaaagttcatcccattcacattcaaaattatattactatcttttctttccctctatcctctttctcaccatttgtgcttttagttctcctgtctcccttcctttgCTCAATAGAGTTTTTACTTTACATCACCACCTCTtgcagtcttcctttccttctttcagacccctcccttttattcccttttaCTCTTAttacttcttctcttccttttagcctcccctcccctttctttccccctttaccTCTGACTGCCtacagagctagttagatttatatgcttaattaagtttgttgttacctccttgaaccaaataagATGATGGTACCTCTTAAACAatgctcatcctctcccttctttccttctattgtaatataattttgtgcctcttcctatgatgtaatttatcattttctcccttctccttttcacatatGCTGTTGCAATCCCTTGTCacctttaaatcatatttttattatcacatcatttacttttaaCCTGCTCCCtctatatatcccttttatatatcataatacgtatccaattctcaagattaacaagcacCATCTTcacttataggaatgtaaatagccTCCCCATATTGAATTACACGTTTTTTCCCCTCCTTACCTTTTTAGGCCCTTCTTGGGACCTGCATTTGAAggtcgaattttctattgagttctggcttttTTATCAGGATATTCtgcaaatcccttatttcattgaatgtccatctccttgcctgaaatattatgctcaactttgttgggtaattgatccttgattgtagtcccagctcaTTTGCCTTACAAattatcatattccagttcctttgatcttttaatgtagaagctgcatggtcctgtgtgatcctgtgtgtagctcctcgatatctggtttctttctggctgcctgtagtattttctccttcaattggtagttctggaatttcacaacgatattccttggtgttcttagtttgggatcccttttgagaggtgaatggtggattcttttcaagactcttttgccctctggatctaggacttctgggcaattttcctttacgatttcttgaaagatattgtccagtctctttgtttttttccatcatggTTTTCCTGTAAGCTAATAATTCTAAGatattctctcctggatctattttcgtcgtcaattgttttttccaattagatattttacattttcttctatgttttcattttttagattttgtttgactgattcttgatgtctcttcaggtcattaacttctacttaccaaattctaatttttatcaaattgttttcttcagttaattttgcatctccttttccatctgtctaatcattccttttaaggaattatttttctccagttagttttttacttcctttaacatttatctaatttttccagttagattttgtgcttccttttccatgtaTCCAATTTTCACAGTCAggctttgtgtttccttttccatttgtccaattttccttttaaggagctcttcccttcaattttaaaatcatttgccaattttttattccatttctgtaattggtcttttaaaatccttcttcagctcttccaagagtgctctttgtgcttgcgaCCAGTTCATAGTTCCTTTGGAAGTTTGAGATGGCAGTGCAGTCTCAAAggtgatctctttggtattcatgttttagTCCTCCCCACAGAAAAAtcctatggtcttttcttttctgctttgctttttactcataatgatgaggttttgtgtgttgtggcctctggttctttcagcgacaagctaaagaacctggtgctgagctggctggtgtgagaaagcagaggccaactgacgtctttttgtgtttccccagatttGCCCTGCAGGTGGCTCTTTTAAGCGTGGGGCAGGGGTGGTCTGCCCATGGGAAATCTCCTCAGATGAGGTAGAGCAAAGGCAGTCTCAGCGATTGTTCATCCTGGTTGCCctagtgtctttctgattcccctggcatgctgaggcacgcctggggtcctggtgttggtggttgtgaggctccacCCCCATTGGGGCTGCAGATCTCATCCTGGTTCTCTGAGGTGTGGCTATCTGGGACAGCtttggtcctgcactggtccccttcagccacagtaagagagatcctccttagtgattttcctagccccATGTGCTACGAGAGAGACTCTTTGCCCTTTCTGCTGATCCcattgatccaggatttttctggggaaatattttatggttttttcaagGCCAACaatggaagaaggagagagaatttacctTTCACTCCAcaattttggctcccagaagttcaagtaggtgacttacagacatttaatctttgggctgatagtctcaggagtagcCACTGCAGATACCTGGTGTTCCACAGCAATCACTTGCTCggttctgctggactcctgtcCTAGGCTGATATGCCTGCGATTCcgcagtgctgctgctgcttcagagcTCTCATGGCTTCCTGTTTGGCCCTGCCATGGTGGGGACGCACTGTgttgctgtgtgctcctccaccaCCATTGAACAGAACCTTCTCGtccaccttccagtctgtcctgggctgtgattCTGCCAGCATCTGTCTCCTATTGGGTTCtttcctccaaaatttggtcaaattctctttttagaggtatctgaaggagtttgtctaagagcttaggtgagtaatTGCTCTCACTCGGCCATCTTGCCTCTGTTCCTACCCTCTCGGTTTTCAAAGCTAGGTGGTGGGAAAGTTCCTTAGGggcttcccagagttctcatctggccaaacattTCCAATTCGCcccctcatttcctcattttaattGTTGTCATACTATAATCATAAAGCTAGAATTCAGAGGATTtgtagctgaaagggaccttaaagatctaATTCATCATTCCCACTATTAGGATAttaaagatgagcaaactgaatcccaaagaggttaagtgatttgtacaaaGCCACACAGTTAATAGTAAAATCAGTATTTAATGTCAAATCCCATAATTCCAAATCTAGAAATCTTGTCATTCTACCTCACTACCTATTGATATAtgctattttaaatatatattaaatatatgctATTTTACAGATACTTTCCTGCCAGGTATCTAAGGCCACGCTCCCCCACTTCCCAgctttctaatggggaaaattCTCCTTTAGGACCCTTAACTCTTCCCCCCCcactttccccaaaccttaagGCCACCATATAGGAGCATTGCATCATACTGTCCCTCCCCTTCATCCCTCCTCGCAATTTTACTGGTTTATCCTATTAAGTGGATAATTTATTGTGGAAGACCGGAGATACAAGCTGTCCCTTTGTCTCAGTACTCCCTACTCTGGCCCTTTAAAATAGTAGTCAAGAATATAGTACtgtacttctttcttgttttccctgTTCCTCTTGATTCTTACCTTTTTAAGGGAAGGGGGTAATTTATTCCATAGGAtggtattttcacttttttttcctggaagggATTTGAGTTTCAATTCTGCCTCGGTCATTTTATAATAGTGCAACTATAGGTATAGCATAATCTTTCTGAGcattagttttctcttctataaaatgagtgtgACAATACCAGCTTTTACtattgctgttgtttttgtttagttgtttcagtcatgccaaCCCTTCAtgatttggcattttcttggcaaaaataatggaatgatttgccattttcttctctaactcattttacagatgaggaaaatgaggcaaacataATTAATTGAGTTGCTCAAGACCttatagctagtaggtgtctgaggtaggatgagtattcctcactccagtcccagcactctatccactgtaccatctagctgtcccaatAATACCAGTAATACCTGCCAATTAAGATGATGTTCAGAACGATTTACAAACATAACAACACTATATTCAGAATAGCATTACCAGGATTCaactcattattatttttattatttatttcttcataaagatagagagataaatacacactcacacatatatacacacatattttgtaAAGGTTAGATAGCAATTATCCTTGTCATTTTAATCTTGCTAttcctattttatatttaatattctattcACTACCATATAAATCCTGCCTTTTAGAGCTGAATAAAAAGTATTAAGATATAAGCTGATCTTCTGTAGCCCCACTGTGAACATCCTTGATATGACACTAATAATAGTCAAGACGGTAGAAATACTGTTCCCAGGTGATGTTTGATATTTGGTGTGACAACAGCTACTTGAAATATTATTCTTCAATTTTAAGCTTAAAGTTCATGTTAAATTGCTTGATTGTGAGGAATATTCTATCTAGTCAGTGATAACTGATCTGTTGTAAGCAAAATTTCTTGGGTGAGTCCCTCAGGACATTTCATTGTCCTTATTTTTGTGTGGGAATTTGATGTGTATCAACCCATGAAAGGTATTAACTTTCTGATGTATAAATCTAGCTACCATGTCATGTCTTGCTAGGTATTTGGTAGTTTCTAAATGTTTGTAAATTGCAATGAAGTGCTGCAATCATGTTGTTTCTCTGGTTTCTTTATGTAACTGACATTGATCACTACTGTAAGTCTGATCTCCTAAAGGAAAGCCCTTCtgtaatttcttatggcaaaTGCCCATTCTTAAATTGTCATTCATTATAAATCCCTCCCTTTCCACAGTCAATCAAAacacaaacgtttattaagctgTTATGTTCCAGTCACTGTAGTAAGAGCTGAAGATACAAACAATGGCAAAAGACAATACTTCAATCTACATGTCTCAGACATCTTCTTGATGCTTCATTCTTAGCTTATTACTGACTGAATTTAAGTGAATATTGCTAATGGAAGATATTGCGCTTCTAGTCTTATATCTTAGTCATTTCATAAACTCTATGAAGTCATATAACTGTTACATTCAACAAATATAATGGTATCAGACCCGATATCCAAGTCCTACTTGGATTCTAGGCTTTGTATTACTTTAAAAGAGAGGAGTGAGGATAGTAGTTctgcttccttcattccttctttccttccttcctctgcttttcttctctgcctcagcttctgtacaaacaataataacaagaatcacttttatatagtgctttgtaaGTTACAAATTACTTTGAATGTAtgcttttattttaccttctgtaaGTTCTCTAACCGATGTGCGAGGAAGAAACTTTATAAACACTACAATTGtgtcagtaaaatgtaagctctgaaggtagggactatttttcttttcatttgaatatCCTTGCACTAtcttgcacagagtaggtacttaaaaatatCTGCTAAATGTGTAATCCTCATGTGACTTTGCAAATAAGAATCTTTCCCACTTCTTCTTTAGGCAACAGAAAGTCATAGGAGCTCTTTTTTCAATATTCTTTGACTTGCCTATTATCAAAGCACGTGACTTAATGAAAGACAAAGATTCCCCAGGGCCCAGTGTTGATCACTATACATAAAATAGGTGACAGATCTCAAAGTGGGCAGTTTTTCACTTACATTGGCACTGAAATTTGCAATAATATGCAACcccaaaattttatttattgatagtaattaaaataattgctctttattgaaataaatacacatattaaTATTTTCCACATTAAAATGTTGATCAGtgttgtaaatatatttttatttacagaagtcaatgattttttaaatcaactaAAATAACAAATCATCTGAGACaactctattttgtttttttaatataagtCTCATCTAAAGTTTTATCTAGAAGTTCTGCCTGGAAATTATGTGTCTGCTCCTTAGTCTAATCATAGCTTCTTTCATTTCTCGATTCCTCAAGGTATAGATGATTGGATTTAGAAGAGGAGTGATAACCGAGTAAAAAACTGAGAGAAATTTGTTCACTGAAAAGTTACTGAATGGCCAAGCATAGATGAAGATAATTGGCCCAAAGAAGAGAATTACTACTGTGATATGAGCAGACAGTGTAGAAAGAGCCTTGGAGAGCTCTCGAGAAGAGCGATGTCGGACAGTGACCAAGATGACAGTATAGGAGATAAGcaacagaatgaaacagatcaaTGAAAGGAGCCCACTGAAAGCAACAATCAATAGATCTGTGACATAGGTGTTAGTGCAGGCAAGTTTGATCACAAGGGGTATATCACAAAAAACGTTATCAACTACATTGGGGCCACAGAAGGGAAGATTTACAATAAAAACCATCTGACTGACGGTATGGACAAAACCAACCACCCAAGATAGCAAGACAAATCCTACAAGCATCTGATGATTCATAATGGAAGTGTAGTGGAGAGGTTTACATATTGCAACATATCTATCAATAGCCATGATTATAAGTAGAGTCATTTCACTGCCCCCTAAGAGGTGAAGTAGAAACATCTGTGCCATACAACCCCAAAAGGAAATcgtttttctctctctgaagaaATCTGTGATCATCTTGGGGACAGTGACAGTGGAAATAGTCATATCAATACAAGAAAGGTTGGCAAGGAGGAAATACATCGGAGTGGAGTGCAGGTATGAGTCAAAGATCACCATAACTACTATAAGAATGTTTCCTGACATTATTGATGAATAGGCCAAGAGGAAGATCCCAAAGAAGACAATCTCAAGATCCCAAGAACTGATGAGTCCCAATAAAATAAACTCGTATACCACAGAGTCGTTATTCATCTTCATTTATTCACATACATTAAAGGTCCAGATCTCTGAAGAGAAGGTAGTCAGAAATGAGTCCCAGTTTCAGGTGAGGATTATTGAGAATGCAGTGGTGGAAAGTAGACTTAGATTCCATATGACTGATACTGAATGCTGAAAACTCTTTGCAACATATCTCAGACCATAATTAATTCAAGAAATACttaaaatgatgttttaaaacATAGTTTCACCTAAAAAcataagaaataaattttaattgagaAACAAGCTATATCTTGATACATTATTTAGCCATTGTGATTGAACTTACCAGTCccaagtcatgtcctcatctataaacatGATTTCATGGGCTAGTTGTAGTTAAGATGgattccaactctagatctatatTTTTCTGATCCTAACGATTACCTAaaatttattacttatttttttcaattaaagtaTTTAAGCTGAGCTCTCATTGtccaaaatgaagagatttgttTGAATATGAGGAATTTTAAATCAGTAATTCCCAACAGGTTTTCCATAGTTTCCTTGATAGACTGAGCATTATTACTCAGAATCCTCAAATAAATATGCACACCAAATCTTGTGAACTTGATCTTAATTTACCTCTAATATATGGAATCTAAGTAATGTTCTTGTCTTTAGAAAGAGTCTTCATACTTTAAAAGTTTGGGAGCCACTGTTCTATATATCTGGTATCTAGTATACAAGCTTTCTACACGAAAGACCTGACCTCCAATAACGCTTTCACTACATTGGCCACATTTAATAATAAGATTGTTGTTAATTTAACTGATTAGTTTGTTGCCAAATTGGTGATAATTTATATTAATTACTTTGTGTTTAAtctatgtattttaaataattatttattcacgtgctttttctttgtatcctcagcatttctAGAACATAGGGAgtgctttttgaattgaattaatattaTTCATAAGTGGAATTATGTTGTACTCTTATTGATCCAGTCATTTCTTAGGATCTTGATTTCATTATCTTCCATGTACTCTGTATACACTTTGAATGTACATAGTTATTTATGTGCTGTCTTGATTGTGAACATGCGAGCTCCTTAaagtaatttatatattcaatatgACCCcacttaaattaaaaaagaatattattttactgaattattttaaaaaatgacaaaattcattggaagaacaaaaagtcaagaatatcaaagtaaataaataaaaaaaaaatgtaaaagaaggaggtttagcggtaccagatcttaaactgtattataaagcagtaattataaaaattatctattacTGGATaataaatagaaaggtagattaaTTAaatagagtagacatacaatttacagctgCAAATAAACATAACTGTATTTTTCAAATGTAAAGACAAGATTTTGGAATATGAAAtcattatttggaaaaattgttGGGAAGACTGTAAAACGATATGGTAGAAACTGGGAGTAGGCCAATATTATACACCATTTGCCAAGAGAAGGTCAAAACGGAAGGGTGATCtacatataaagagagatattacaagaaaattagaacatggaacatattgcctatcagacttatggacaggcaaataatttatgaataaacaagaatcAGAGAGTAAAGTTAAGTATAAAACAGATAATGTTGATCACAATAAATTGAAAGattttatgcaaataaaacaaatataaccaCAAAAAGTAAAGCAGAATATAGCAGGAGTGGAAATTATACACTGTTTCTCAGACAAAGATCTCATATCTAAAATGTATAAAGAAcattgtcaaatctataagaataaaCGTCATTCAGCAATTGGTAAATGCTCAAATTATATAACcagcagttttccaatgaagaaatcaaaacaaattaTAGTCATAGGaaacaatgcaaattaaaaagaaatgcaaattgaaacaaccttgagatattattttacacctatcagattggctaaaatgattgaaggggaaagagacAAATATTGAAGGAGATGCGGAAATATTGCAACATATTTCATTGCTGCTGGATTTCTGATTTGATAAAACCATTTGggagagcaatctagaattatgttcaaagagttattaaacaaCCTATATcatttgacctagtaataccactactaagtctatttccagagatgattagggaaaagggaaaagaacctagaTGTTctgaaatgtttatagcagctctcttcatAGTGGCAAcaaactggaaattgcagggaagCTCATCAACTAAGGAATAGTTAAAcatattatggtatatgattatgatggaatactgttgtactacaAGAATGTCCCTAATGGTTGCCATTTTctaggatgggagggaggggaaaaaggcagaaagaaatttACCTGATAAATTTGTTCTAGACTTAAAAGTAATAGCAATTTATGCAGAGTAGATTAGCAGTTTCACacgcaatcatcttttttattatactttgttagggaaatgtttgttttattccataaattaaaaatgagataACTGAAAACGTGAGCTACTTGCTCAAGTGGAACACTTGCTTCATCTTTCTTTACTTCTTGAGTCCATAGCACAATGTGGGGACCTAGTAATGTATGTTGAATGATTAGAAAAGTGGTATGTGTTGCCTGGGTTATGACTTCTAATTGACCGACCAAAGCATTGAACAAAAAACCAGCTGGTTGAAAAATGATGAATTAGTcatcacaaaatattttttccaattcaggCTTTCAAACGACCTGTCATTCTGACTCCCTTCACACTTCCACCTCACTATAAATAGACAAAAATGATCATTCTGTTTTACATCAGAGGACCACAGCCTTGAAAACTGTCAGCAAACATGTGAAGAATTATTATGAAAGAATACTGAAACACATGAATAATAAatcagttatttaaatatttataattaattcagcatttattaagtaccacaTTGTACCCAATTGTTCTAAATGTTGTGGGTAATGTAAATTACATAATAAGATCCCTCAACTCAAGTTCAGGGTAATATGGAAGGGCATATAGGATCaacataaaaagacaaataaCTACTGAATCACATTTCACTAGGTAAAAGAAACTATTAGTTCTGGGGAAGGAGTGATTAATGGGGGCTGAAGAATATGACCTCCAAATTTCTATCATCGGTCTTCCATTATCTCTGTTAATGTCTTCCATTGGTGATCATCCACTGTCTTATCCCGATTATCATGACTTTGCAGATAAACACTAATTTTAAATGTCCATTCCCCCGTCCAACCCCCGAACTTCACATTTCTAAGTGCTTTCTGAGTATGTACACCTGGATGCTCTACATACACACGACATGCCTACCAATtaattttagatatttttttctttgtttatcatGATAAACACTCAATTCAACCTATGTTTATTGGATTACAACAGTATTCTAGGCACTTTAATAGGTGcttgagatacaaagataaaaatacaacaaagacCGTAACTTACAGAGACTACAATCTAATGTTTGGTCAGAGAAAATGATAAGGAGGTTGAATGTACAATAGATTCAAAATTCATTCTCCATCTGCTGATCTCAGCACATTAACACAGACCATCTTCTATAACTAAAATATACACCTTCCTTATGACCTTCCCCAATAAACTTGCCCCTCCTCTAaatttccacacacacacatatatgtcatatgtaatatatatatatctatgtctgtgtatgcatatatgtgtgcatatgtgtatatatgtgtatatctatatctatatatggatCTATCTATCAAAAATTGCTGGTGTATTCCCAATCAtccagaatagaaaatttggagatggtttttccttgttcttccctgtctctctctacGTTACACTAATCCTTCCAAATCAAATAAATTGCCAGATCGTTTTACTCCTGCCACCACACCTAT includes:
- the LOC140513387 gene encoding olfactory receptor 4K13-like, encoding MKMNNDSVVYEFILLGLISSWDLEIVFFGIFLLAYSSIMSGNILIVVMVIFDSYLHSTPMYFLLANLSCIDMTISTVTVPKMITDFFRERKTISFWGCMAQMFLLHLLGGSEMTLLIIMAIDRYVAICKPLHYTSIMNHQMLVGFVLLSWVVGFVHTVSQMVFIVNLPFCGPNVVDNVFCDIPLVIKLACTNTYVTDLLIVAFSGLLSLICFILLLISYTVILVTVRHRSSRELSKALSTLSAHITVVILFFGPIIFIYAWPFSNFSVNKFLSVFYSVITPLLNPIIYTLRNREMKEAMIRLRSRHIISRQNF